DNA from Desulfarculus baarsii DSM 2075:
CCCTCGGCCGCCAGGGGGATCCTGGAGGCCATTCACTGGAAACCCAGCATCCGCTGGATAGTAGAGCGCATCCACGTGCTGCGCGACATTCGCTTCACCAACCTACGGCGCAACGAGCTGGGCTGCAAGATGAGCGTCTCCGGCGCGGCCATCAAGCGCGCCGTCTCGGAGGGCGAGGCCATGGGCGTTTTCATCGAGGAAGAGCGCCAGCAGCGCGCCGCGGCCATCCTCAGGGATGTGGAATACGTCATCGAGGCGCGTTTCGAATTCACCTCCGAGGCCGACAACAACGAAGGCAAGCACCTGGACATCTTCAATCGCCGCCTGGAAAAGGGTCAGTGCTTCCACCGGCCTTACCTGGGTTGCCGCGAGTTCGCCGCCTGGTTCGCCCCGCTGGATGGCGATATCCCACCCTCGCCCCTGCGCGGTGAAAAAGACCTGGGCCTGATGCTGTGGGACATCGATTTTGGCGGTCACGAGCCCATGCCGCGCTTTTTCCGCGCCGTGCTCAACGACGGTGTGCTGGCGGTCCCGCCGCCGGAGGCCATGGAGGGGCGGCCGTGATCCTGCAAGCGTTGCGAAAATATTATGAGCGCCTGACGCGCGACCCCCGCCGTGACGTGCCACTGCCCGGTTTTGGCCTGGCCAAGATCAGCTTCGCCCTGGTGCTGAGCGCCGATGGCGAGTTGGTCGACGTGCACGATCTGCGCGAGCAAAAGGGCAAAAAGCTCGCGCCCAGGCCCCTGCAAACGCCCCAGGCCGTCAAGCGCACCGTGGGCGTGGCCGCCAATTTCCTCTGGGACAACACCGGCTACGTGCTGGGCGTCGACGGCAAGGGCAAGCTGGAGCGCACGGCCCAGACCCACCAGGTCTTCAAGGCGCTTTGCCGCCAACTGCTGGCCGAACTGGACGACGCCGGCGCGCGGGCCGTGCTGGTCTTTCTGGAGCGCTGGCGGCCCACGCCCGAGCCCGCGCTGCCCGGCGATGCGTTGTGGAAGGATGTTTGCGACCAAAACCTGGTTTTTGTTCTGGATGGCCAACGGGGCTATATCCACGAAAGGCCGGCGATAAAGGAAGCCTGGTTGGCCCACTGCCTGAAAAACCCCGACGCCCTCGAAGGCCAATGCCTGGTCAGCGGCGAGATGGGCCCGCTGGCCCGGCTGCATCCGGCCATCAAGGGCGTCTGGGGCGCGCAAAGCTCGGGGGCCAATCTGGTTTCGTTCAACCTGGATGCTTTTGCCTCTTATGGCAAGAGCCAAAGCTACAACGCGCCGGTGGGCGAGGCCGCGACCTTTGCCTACACCACGGCCCTGAATAATCTGTTGGCCGAGGGTAGCAAGCAGCGCATCCAGATCGGCGACGCCTCCACGGTTTTTTGGAGCGAAAAGGCCTCGAAGCTGGAAGACACCTTGGGCTCGTTGTTTGGCGCCTCGCCCGAGAAGGCCGATGATGACGACCACGAAGCGGAAGACTCGTCACTGACCGATAATGTGGGCTTGTTCCTCAAAGCCGCCCGCGACGGCGTGCCCGACGACGCGCCCGAGGCCCGCAATCCATTCTATATATTGGGCCTATCGCCCAACGCCTCGCGGATTGCGGTGCGCTTTTGGCATGCCAGCAGCGTGGGGCAGATGGAACGGCGTCTGGGCGAATACCTCGACGATATAACCATCGTTCGTCAATACGATAATCAGCCCGAATATCCGCCGCTGTGGCTTTTGCTGCGCCAGACCGCCGTCCAGGGCAAGGCCGAAAACATCCCGGCCCAACTGGCCGGCGAGGTGGCGCGGGCCGTCTTCGAGGGCTCGGCCTTGCCGAGCAGCCTGCTGGCCGCGCTGATCGGCCGCGTCCGCGCCGACGGCGATATGGGCTACCTACGCGCGGCCCTGCTCAAGGCCTATTTTTGCCGCCGGCGGCGGCTGGACAAATCCCACGCCAACGATTCCCCGATCATGGAGGTCAAAGTGAGCTTGGACATCGAAAACAAGACTCCGGCCTATCTGTTGGGCCGGCTGTTCGCCGTGCTGGAAAAATTGCAGGCCGACGCCATTCCCGGCGTCAATTCGACCATTCGCGATCGCTACATGTCTTCGGCCTCCAGCGCGCCGCAGGCCACTTTTCCCCAGCTTTTGCGCTTGGCCCAGGCCCATATTAAAAAAAGCGACTGGGGTTGGAAGTATGACGAGCGCATCAAGGAAATACTAAACGACATCGATGCGTTTCCCAAGACGTTGAGCATGGAGCAACAGGGCTACTTCTTCCTGGGTTACTACCACCAAGTCGTTGACCTGTTTGCTAAAAAATCAAAAGAATCCGCCAGCCAAGATCAAGCCGGCCAACGGGACGAGGAGGAATAACATGAGCCAGGTTCTGGAAAATCGCTACGAGTTTGTCTATCTGTTCGACGTGGAAAACGGCAACCCCAACGGCGACCCCGACGCCGGCAACATGCCCCGCCTGGACCCCGAGACCAACCACGGCCTGGTCACCGACGTGTGCCTCAAGCGCAAGGTGCGCAATTACGTGCAGTTGGCCAAGGAAGAAGCCGCCGGCTTCAAGATCTACGTCAAGGAAAAAGCCCTGCTCAATCAGCTCCACGAGCTGGCCTATGTCAACAACCCCGACATCGAGCGGCCCGACAAAAAGAAGCTGCCCAAAAAGCAAGAGGAAGCCCAGAAAATCACCCGCTGGATGTGCGACAATTTTTACGATATCCGCACCTTTGGCGCGGTCATGAGCACCGAGATCAACGCCGGCCAGGTGCGCGGGCCGGTGCAGTTCAACTTCTCGCGCAGCGTCGAGCCCATCCTGCCCATGGAGATCAGCATCACCCGCATGGCCGTGACCAACGAGGCCGATCTGCAAAAAGAGCGCACCATGGGCCGCAAGCACATCGTGCCCTACGCCCTTTATCGCGGCGAAGGCTATGTCTCGGCCCCGCTGGCCCAGCAGACCGGCTTTGGCCCCGACGACCTGGAGCTTTTGTGGGAGGCGCTGTGCAACATGTTCGAGCACGACCGCTCGGCGGCCCGGGGCAAGATGAGCGCCCGGCGGCTCTATGTCTTCAAGCACGATTCGCGCTTGGGCAGCGCCCCGGCCCAGAAGCTCTTCGACCTGGTGCGCGTGGCGCGTAAAGACGCCGAGGCCAAAGCGCCGGCCCGGTCTTTCGGCGACTACCAGGTGAGCGTCGACCGCGCCGGCCTGCCCCAGGGCGTGACCGTGGAAGAGATGCTCTAGGGCCATGTGGGACGAAGCCGACCTCGTGCCGCTGAGCGCCTTGCAGCACTGGATCTATTGCCCGCGCCAATGCGGCTTGATCTACCTGGAGCGGGTCTGGGCCGAGAATCGCTTCACCGCCGAGGGCCGGCTGCTGCACGAAAAGGCCCACGAGGCCGGCTATGAAACGCGGGGACAGGTCCGCATCGCGCGCGGCCTGTCCCTGCGCTCCGAGGCCCACGGCCTGGTGGGCGTGGCCGATGTGGTGGAGTTTCATCGGGCTGACGGCCACTGGCTAGCCTTTCCGGTGGAGTACAAACGCGGCCGGAGTAAGGATCACGCCGCCGACCGCGCGCAGCTTTGCGCCCAGGCCCTGTGCCTGGAGGAAATGCTGGGCCAACATATCGCCGCTGGGGCGCTTTTTTACGGCCAAAGCCGTCGCCGGCAAGACGTGGATTTTGACGCGGCCCTGCGCGGCCAGACCATCGCCACCATCGCCCAGGTGCGGGCCATGCTGCGCCTGGGCCGCACGCCACCGCCGCCCAACGACAAGCGCTGCCCACAATGCTCGCTGCGCCAGGCCTGCCTGCCCGCCATCTGCGGCACGGGCCTGGGTTCGGCCGCCTGGCTGGCGCGCAAGATCAGCCGAGCCTTGGAGGAGCCATGAAGCACCTGCTGAACACGCTGTTTCTGACCCGTGACGACTTGCAATTGGTCAAGGACGGCCAGAGCCTTTTGGTCAAGCAGGGCAATGAAGTGCTCTTGCGCAAGCCCGTGCACATGCTGGGCGGGGTGATCAGCCTGGGCCGCTCGTACATAACGCCCCAGGCCATGGCCTTTTGCGCCGAAAACGATGTGGCCCTGAGCCTGCTTTCGCCCAACGGCCGTTTCCTGGCCCAGGTGCGCGGGCCGGTCTCGGGCAATGTCTTGCTGCGCCGGGCCCAGTTTCGCCTGGCCGACGACGACAAGGCGGCCAACAACATCGCCCAAGCAGTGGTGGCGGCCAAGCTGGTCAACTGCCGGGGATTGCTGCGGCGGGCGGCCCGCGATCAAACCCTGGAGGCCGACGCCGAGGCCCTGGCCCTGGCCGCCGATCGGCTGGCCCAGGTGCTGCGCCGGCTGGAGGGCGCGCAATCGCTGGAGGAGACGCGGGGCCTGGAAGGCGAGGGCGCGGCCGCCTATTTTGGCGTGTTTGGCCGGCTGATCAGCGCCCAGGGCGATGGCTTCGCCTTTAACGGGCGCAATCGCCGCCCGCCGCGTGACGCGGTCAACGCCTTGCTTTCGTTCGCCTATACGCTGCTGGCCCACGACATTTCCGGCGCGTGCCAGGCGGTTGGGTTGGATCCGCAAGTTGGCTTTCTGCACCGCGACCGCCCTGGCCGGCCCAGCCTGGCCCTGGATCTGATGGAGGAGATGCGGCCGATGATGGTCGATCGGCTGGTGCTGAACCTGATCAATCTGCGCCAGGTGCGGGCCAAGGGCTTTGCCATCGAGCCGGCGGGCGGCGTGCGCATGGATGACGACACGCGCAAGGGCCTGTTGGTGGCCTATCAAGAGCGCAAACAAAAAGAGATTCATCACCCGGTGTTGGACGAAAAAATCCCGTTGGGCCTGTTGCCGCACGTGCAGGCGATGTTGCTGGCGCGGCATATCCGGGGTGATCTGCCCGGTTATCCGGCGCATTTTCACAAGTTCTAGGAGCGGCCGATGATGATTTTGGTCTGCTACGACGTGGAGACGGTTTCGCCGGGCGGCCAGCGGCGTCTGCGGCGGGTGGCGCGGCATTGCATGAATTATGGCGAGCGCGTGCAAAATTCGGTGTTCGAGTGTCTGTTGGACCCGGCGCAGTGGGTGCGTTTCAAGGCCAAGCTGGAGGGTGAGGCGGACTTGCAGCGCGACAGTCTGCGCTACTATTTTTTGGGCGCCAACTGGCGACGGCGGGTGGAGCACGTGGGGGCCAAGCCGGTTTTGGACCCTGACGCGCCGCTGGTGCTTTAGCGCGAAGCGCAAGTGATGGGCAAAATGCCGGTGGGTTCGCGCATGGCTATTGAGCTGAAATCGTGGCTGTTTTGCGTTGCGCTGTTTTGCTGCGGCCGCTTTTTGCGTCTGAATGATGTCGGTTCGCGGTTTCGGCTTGATATGTTCATAAGTTTTAGTGTGTTATGATGGTGTATGTCGCCCCTCACGCAGGGGCGTGGATTGAAACGCCAGCCTGACGGCGGACCTGAAAGAGGTCCAGGGTCGCCCCTCACGCAGGGGCGTGGATTGAAACCCCGGACTGCGGCGCGTATCAGGTGATGACATTCGAGTCGCCCCTCACGCAGGGGCGTGGATTGAAACTCGAGCTCGATCTGCTTGAGCTTGGCCGTGTCGCCGGTCGCCCCTCACGCAGGGGCGTGGATTGAAACACCGCGGCTACGAGAAGGCCCCGCAGCAGCCGGGTCGCCCCTCACGCAGGGGCGTGGATTGAAACGGATACACTCTGCCGCCGGCGGCCGTGCCGGCGGGTCGCCCCTCACGCAGGGGCGTGGATTGAAACTTTGGTGCGCACTGCCTGGACGCCGCGGCATGCAGTCGCCCCTCACGCAGGGGCGTGGATTGAAACAATATCTGGTCCTCGCGGCGATCCGTGGCCCAGTGTCGCCCCTCACGCAGGGGCGTGGATTGAAACCCCCATCCTGCTCAGCAGATCGGCCACGATGGCGTCGCCCCTCACGCAGGGGCGTGGATTGAAACCGGGTCTCAATCGCTGCCATGCGCGCCGCCCAGGCGTCGCCCCTCACGCAGGGGCGTGGATTGAAACTGGAAGGTCGCCAGCCTTGGCGGCGGGCTTGAGGTCGCCCCTCACGCAGGGGCGTGGATTGAAACGCTGGCGTTGGCAAGGCCCTGATGGCCCATCCCTTGGTCGCCCCTCACGCAGGGGCGTGGATTGAAACCAGCGTCAACGCCGACACGTTGCCGGCGCTGCGGGTCGCCCCTCACGCAGGGGCGTGGATTGAAACGGTCCAGCAGATGTACAAATCAGTGTGTGCCGCGTCGCCCCTCACGCAGGGGCGTGGATTGAAACCGGTGACGGTGTAGCCCTCCTCCTCGGGCTGCAAGTCGCCCCTCACGCAGGGGCGTGGATTGAAACCCGCCTAACTGGTACTGGGCGGGACGGCCGATCAGGTCGCCCCTCACGCAGGGGCGTGGATTGAAACTGGTAGCCCCTGGCGGCCTTGACCCGACCGCCGGGTCGCCCCTCACGCAGGGGCGTGGATTGAAACTTTAGAGGGGAGCCTCCTGCTGTGAGATGTTACGGTCGCCCCTCACGCAGGGGCGTGGATTGAAACGATCAGGTGGCCCATAAGCTGAATGGAGACAAGTCGCCCCTCACGCAGGGGCGTGGATTGAAACGCCACGTCCGCCGAGGCCGGGCCCAGCAGGCTCGGTCGCCCCTCACGCAGGGGCGTGGATTGAAACGGAGCCCGCGCCCTTGCGGCGCGCGCATAAAAGCCGGTCGCCCCTCACGCAGGGGCGTGGATTGAAACCCAACTGATCGGCCGCCGACCGCGCGACAAACGCGTCGCCCCTCACGCAGGGGCGTGGATTGAAACTCTTCATGCGCTGGCCTCCTTCACAAGCCGGTATGTCGCCCCTCACGCAGGGGCGTGGATTGAAACACGAGTTGTGCCACCTCATGCCCGACGAGGGTGGGTCGCCCCTCACGCAGGGGCGTGGATTGAAACGAAGATGGTGCAGCCGCTTAAGCTGGTGGACGCGTCGCCCCTCACGCAGGGGCGTGGATTGAAACTTGGCGGTGGTTGAGGCCGCCGCGTGGCGGCAGTCGCCCCTCACGCAGGGGCGTGGATTGAAACGGCATCATGCCAGAGGCGGCCAGCACTTCGGACAGTCGCCCCTCACGCAGGGGCGTGGATTGAAACGACGCCTGGGTCAAGATGACCACCGATTACATCCAGTCGCCCCTCACGCAGGGGCGTGGATTGAAACCTTCATGGTCGTCACCAGCTCTTGCATGGTGGCGTCGCCCCTCACGCAGGGGCGTGGATTGAAACGCGTTTGGGGTGTCGCTTGATCGACTTTGAAAACGTCGCCCCTCACGCAGGGGCGTGGATTGAAACTGATCGATCGGGTCGTGTACCCACAAATGCTTAAGTCGCCCCTCACGCAGGGGCGTGGATTGAAACGGCGGGACGGGGTCGTCTGGCTCTGGCCTCAATGTCGCCCCTCACGCAGGGGCGTGGATTGAAACGATGGTAAGCCCTATGACGACGACTTCGCGGCCGGTCGCCCCTCACGCAGGGGCGTGGATTGAAACTCGTGTATACAATGCGCCAATTGGTGGCGGCCTCGTCGCCCCTCACGCAGGGGCGTGGATTGAAACACAACAAGACCAAGAACTATCACAACACCAACGGGTCGCCCCTCACGCAGGGGCGTGGATTGAAACGAGACAGCATTTCCGCTGTCGCACATGCAAGACCCGTCGCCCCTCACGCAGGGGCGTGGATTGAAACGGCCACGTTCGCCGACGCCCAAGCGGTCGGGTCGTCGCCCCTCACGCAGGGGCGTGGATTGAAACTGCAGTTCGTTCTGGATCAGATACGCCGGGTTGAGTCGCCCCTCACGCAGGGGCGTGGATTGAAACGGGTGCACCCCGACACCATGCGGGAGTGGCTGCGGTCGCCCCTCACGCAGGGGCGTGGATTGAAACTGCGCGAGATTCACGACAGCCTGGACATGACCCCGTCGCCCCTCACGCAGGGGCGTGGATTGAAACCGATTAATCGTAATTATTGGTTGACTTATTGCGGTGTCGCCCCTCACGCAGGGGCGTGGATTGAAACGCTGGAAGACCCCAATTCGTGGGGCCGGCCCAGTCGCCCCTCACGCAGGGGCGTGGATTGAAACCCCACGGCCCAACACAGATTGGCGGCCAGGACGGGTCGCCCCTCACGCAGGGGCGTGGATTGAAACCGCTCCTTCCCGCCCGCCAGGACGGCGGGCGCTGGGTCGCCCCTCACGCAGGGGCGTGGATTGAAACGTAGTATTTTGTTGACACGTGATTACTGCTATGTGTCGCCCCTCACGCAGGGGCGTGGATTGAAACCGCGGCGGGGGCGGCGGCCAGCTTGGCGCTGGAAAGTCGCCCCTCACGCAGGGGCGTGGATTGAAACTCGGCGCGGGTTGGCGGCGGCGTGGGCTGGGCGGGTCGCCCCTCACGCAGGGGCGTGGATTGAAACATCAGCCGGGCGCTCAATCCGGCGCGCTTGCCCGTCGCCCCTCACGCAGGGGCGTGGATTGAAACATGTGGGAGTCGATCGATCGCGGCACCCTATGCGGGTCGCCCCTCACGCAGGGGCGTGGATTGAAACGCATTGAAAAGCGGCGGGGCCAGCCAAAGCTGACCGTCGCCCCTCACGCAGGGGCGTGGATTGAAACGGTTCCAATCGTATCTATTGAGTGTGTTGGTGTAGTCGCCCCTCACGCAGGGGCGTGGATTGAAACCAACGTGAGCAAGGCGGCCGCCGTCAACAACACCGGTCGCCCCTCACGCAGGGGCGTGGATTGAAACTGGTCTGGCCGGCTGCGCCGTCACCGCCGCGCCGAGTCGCCCCTCACGCAGGGGCGTGGATTGAAACGCGTTGACCTCCGTTCACCGATCGTGCGTTAATAGGTCGCCCCTCACGCAGGGGCGTGGATTGAAACTCGATTTAGGCCAACGCTCGTGGCCACCGTCTTGGTCGCCCCTCACGCAGGGGCGTGGATTGAAACTAGGCCCAATGGAGATGACTGGATGAAGATCAAGTCGCCCCTCACGCAGGGGCGTGGATTGAAACCCACGAACACACGCTTGGGGGTTTTGATCTTCGCGTCGCCCCTCACGCAGGGGCGTGGATTGAAACAAGATATAAATCAAGCACTTAGAGATAAATATGGAGTCGCCCCTCACGCAGGGGCGTGGATTGAAACAGGCGCTGACGTCGGCCCGCCGCATGGATATCTGGTCGCCCCTCACGCAGGGGCGTGGATTGAAACGGCTACTTCCAGCAGAACCTTCAGAAGATCACCAGTCGCCCCTCACGCAGGGGCGTGGATTGAAACTGTTCCTCCGTTTTCGCCCCCAGCAGGGGGGCGAGTCGCCCCTCACGCAGGGGCGTGGATTGAAACGAGGAACTGGCCAGCGCATCAAAAATCAGCCTCAGTCGCCCCTCACGCAGGGGCGTGGATTGAAACCAACCCTCCAGCCGCGCGAGCAGCCGCGCGATGGGTCGCCCCTCACGCAGGGGCGTGGATTGAAACGTTGCTCCATCAGGTGACGGTGTAAAAGTTTAGTGTCGCCCCTCACGCAGGGGCGTGGATTGAAACTTTTCAGGTTCGCGGCGGCATAGGCGTCCACCGCGTCGCCCCTCACGCAGGGGCGTGGATTGAAACCGCGGCCCGGGTGAAGATGGGGAAGTCGCGCACCGTCGCCCCTCACGCAGGGGCGTGGATTGAAACTGTGGCTTGCCTCATCGGCGCTGGGGGTGCCACCCGTCGCCCCTCACGCAGGGGCGTGGATTGAAACCGCCCCCTGCAAAACACCAAGCAGGGACGTGCCAGTCGCCCCTCACGCAGGGGCGTGGATTGAAACTTTGTTCGTGCGGCGAAGGCCTCTGCCAGCAGAGGTCGCCCCTCACGCAGGGGCGTGGATTGAAACTTCAAGTGGGTGTTGGTGAGCCGCGAGGAGTTCGGTCGCCCCTCACGCAGGGGCGTGGATTGAAACGCCTACCCGCCAGCCGGCGTCGGTCAGGTGCTCCGTCGCCCCTCACGCAGGGGCGTGGATTGAAACTCGTTGCCGGCGAAGGTGTCGCTGGCGCGGCGTTGGTCGCCCCTCACGCAGGGGCGTGGATTGAAACTGTTCCGCCATGCGGCCGAAAAATGCCCAAAAAGTCGCCCCTCACGCAGGGGCGTGGATTGAAACATATTTCAGATTATGGGGAAAATGAAAATGAATAAGTCGCCCCTCACGCAGGGGCGTGGATTGAAACAAGAGAAGATGAAGATGAAGATGAAGAAGGGGGCGTCGCCCCTCACGCAGGGGCGTGGATTGAAACGGTTCCGGACGGTGTTCCGCGCAGGCCGGTCATGGTCGCCCCCTCACGCAGGGGCGTGGATTGAAACGCAGCATCTTTCATCACGTCATTCAAAGACGCCAAGTCGCCCCTCACGCAGGGGCGTGGATTGAAACACCTGTATTCGGCCGCCGATTCCGCAACCGAAGTTAGTCGCCCCTCACGCAGGGGCGTGGATTGAAACACCCTTATCCTTTGATTGAACATCAATGTAAATAGGTCGCCCCTCACGCAGGGGCGTGGATTGAAACGTTTTGACCTCCTATACATCCGGCAGTCGTGTTCGTGTCGCCCCTCACGCAGGGGCGTGGATTGAAACCAAGAGGCGGTGAAAGACCTGCGTGTAGCCATCGGGTCGCCCCTCACGCAGGGGCGTGGATTGAAACTCCCAGCATTCGCCGGAGCAAACCCACGTGCCGTCGTCGCCCCTCACGCAGGGGCGTGGATTGAAACGCTGAAAGGCCAGCAGCATGCCGCCCGTGCGCTCGGTCGCCCCTCACGCAGGGGCGTGGATTGAAACTTGACGGCATGGCCATCTACAACGCCCTGAAGTGTCGCCCCTCACGCAGGGGCGTGGATTGAAACCTGCCTGGGCCGTGGCGCTCTGCTGCAGCATGGGTCGCCCCTCACGCAGGGGCGTGGATTGAAACGTCTCATTGCTAGAGATATCGCCCCAGAATTGCCGTCGCCCCTCACGCAGGGGCGTGGATTGAAACGGTTACCCTGGCTGTGGCCACCATGCTATCAACGTCGCCCCTCACGCAGGGGCGTGGATTGAAACTACAGTACTAGTCCATATCCTTCTACTTTGCTTATGTCGCCCCTCACGCAGGGGCGTGGATTGAAACTCCCGGAGTCGGCAAAATGGTCAGAACGGGATGTCGTCGCCCCTCACGCAGGGGCGTGGATTGAAACCATCGCAAATGGCTTGACTATGGAAGTAATCGCGGGTCGCCCCTCACGCAGGGGCGTGGATTGAAACGCCACACGTACCAGCACCGGATTCGGTGTTGGGCGTCGCCCCTCACGCAGGGGCGTGGATTGAAACTTGATCGTTGACCGCCGTGTCCAGCGCGGCTTGCGTCGCCCCTCACGCAGGGGCGTGGATTGAAACTTCCTGTTCAGCCTCTGCCTCTGTCACCTCGGCAGTCGCCCCTCACGCAGGGGCGTGGATTGAAACTGGCG
Protein-coding regions in this window:
- the cas5c gene encoding type I-C CRISPR-associated protein Cas5c, with the translated sequence MSKGVALRVGGDYACFTRPEMKVERVSYEVMTPSAARGILEAIHWKPSIRWIVERIHVLRDIRFTNLRRNELGCKMSVSGAAIKRAVSEGEAMGVFIEEERQQRAAAILRDVEYVIEARFEFTSEADNNEGKHLDIFNRRLEKGQCFHRPYLGCREFAAWFAPLDGDIPPSPLRGEKDLGLMLWDIDFGGHEPMPRFFRAVLNDGVLAVPPPEAMEGRP
- the cas8c gene encoding type I-C CRISPR-associated protein Cas8c/Csd1 translates to MILQALRKYYERLTRDPRRDVPLPGFGLAKISFALVLSADGELVDVHDLREQKGKKLAPRPLQTPQAVKRTVGVAANFLWDNTGYVLGVDGKGKLERTAQTHQVFKALCRQLLAELDDAGARAVLVFLERWRPTPEPALPGDALWKDVCDQNLVFVLDGQRGYIHERPAIKEAWLAHCLKNPDALEGQCLVSGEMGPLARLHPAIKGVWGAQSSGANLVSFNLDAFASYGKSQSYNAPVGEAATFAYTTALNNLLAEGSKQRIQIGDASTVFWSEKASKLEDTLGSLFGASPEKADDDDHEAEDSSLTDNVGLFLKAARDGVPDDAPEARNPFYILGLSPNASRIAVRFWHASSVGQMERRLGEYLDDITIVRQYDNQPEYPPLWLLLRQTAVQGKAENIPAQLAGEVARAVFEGSALPSSLLAALIGRVRADGDMGYLRAALLKAYFCRRRRLDKSHANDSPIMEVKVSLDIENKTPAYLLGRLFAVLEKLQADAIPGVNSTIRDRYMSSASSAPQATFPQLLRLAQAHIKKSDWGWKYDERIKEILNDIDAFPKTLSMEQQGYFFLGYYHQVVDLFAKKSKESASQDQAGQRDEEE
- the cas7c gene encoding type I-C CRISPR-associated protein Cas7/Csd2, yielding MSQVLENRYEFVYLFDVENGNPNGDPDAGNMPRLDPETNHGLVTDVCLKRKVRNYVQLAKEEAAGFKIYVKEKALLNQLHELAYVNNPDIERPDKKKLPKKQEEAQKITRWMCDNFYDIRTFGAVMSTEINAGQVRGPVQFNFSRSVEPILPMEISITRMAVTNEADLQKERTMGRKHIVPYALYRGEGYVSAPLAQQTGFGPDDLELLWEALCNMFEHDRSAARGKMSARRLYVFKHDSRLGSAPAQKLFDLVRVARKDAEAKAPARSFGDYQVSVDRAGLPQGVTVEEML
- the cas4 gene encoding CRISPR-associated protein Cas4; its protein translation is MWDEADLVPLSALQHWIYCPRQCGLIYLERVWAENRFTAEGRLLHEKAHEAGYETRGQVRIARGLSLRSEAHGLVGVADVVEFHRADGHWLAFPVEYKRGRSKDHAADRAQLCAQALCLEEMLGQHIAAGALFYGQSRRRQDVDFDAALRGQTIATIAQVRAMLRLGRTPPPPNDKRCPQCSLRQACLPAICGTGLGSAAWLARKISRALEEP
- the cas1c gene encoding type I-C CRISPR-associated endonuclease Cas1c, which translates into the protein MKHLLNTLFLTRDDLQLVKDGQSLLVKQGNEVLLRKPVHMLGGVISLGRSYITPQAMAFCAENDVALSLLSPNGRFLAQVRGPVSGNVLLRRAQFRLADDDKAANNIAQAVVAAKLVNCRGLLRRAARDQTLEADAEALALAADRLAQVLRRLEGAQSLEETRGLEGEGAAAYFGVFGRLISAQGDGFAFNGRNRRPPRDAVNALLSFAYTLLAHDISGACQAVGLDPQVGFLHRDRPGRPSLALDLMEEMRPMMVDRLVLNLINLRQVRAKGFAIEPAGGVRMDDDTRKGLLVAYQERKQKEIHHPVLDEKIPLGLLPHVQAMLLARHIRGDLPGYPAHFHKF
- the cas2 gene encoding CRISPR-associated endonuclease Cas2, which encodes MMILVCYDVETVSPGGQRRLRRVARHCMNYGERVQNSVFECLLDPAQWVRFKAKLEGEADLQRDSLRYYFLGANWRRRVEHVGAKPVLDPDAPLVL